A genomic stretch from Octopus sinensis linkage group LG14, ASM634580v1, whole genome shotgun sequence includes:
- the LOC115218828 gene encoding zinc finger protein 250-like, translating into MESLQPMYSSSGTGLVPPGNNPNAGQDTSSSGGRGGAGNRVTNSSGGTNVGRQTTSMEHMRGNDVFYRDNLLKGPHPSAGHTHHAHSHAHSHAHSGHHDHHAHSHARHTNCSGSGGGAGAGGTGNHQHHHHHHHHHHGHIGGVNQNALHSGGGVGGTGGKGLGVGLNNTNMNTNVNPGLNVNLGPSPNTAANMPPATSIAGNVNIAPPQQQQQQQQQQQQQQQQQQQQQQQQQQQQQQQQQQQQQQQQQQQQQQQQPQAPHSQPPSTSSSATTMNMSMPSGMIVNASMVGMNMNAIHTMHTMHAAMNMMMIKRHPTSSEKEEKQHKCDVCRKTFTRRSDLLNHQHAATLNDDGKHFYCSFCRKAFPIRARLKDHLRTHTGEKPFRCVYCEKMFAHQTNLKSHLRLHTGEKPFKCIVCSKAFSHQTNLKSHERTHTGCKPYHCGYCGKAFSHQTNLKDHQRIHTGIKPYRCSYCDKAFSHQTNLKDHERTHTGVKPFQCTYCDKAFSHQTNLKDHQRTHTGEKPYSCSYCQNAFSHQTNLRDHERTHTGVRPYQCRFCTKAFSHQTNLRDHERTHTGEKPYQCAYCENAFSHQTNLKCHERLHTGEAAKTFTCTVCNKGFAHQTNLKVHERTHNRGPAAVAAVAAQEQNKAPPPKG; encoded by the coding sequence ATGGAGTCATTACAACCTATGTATTCATCTTCCGGGACTGGTTTAGTTCCGCCTGGAAATAATCCCAATGCAGGGCAAGATAcaagcagcagtggtggtagggGTGGCGCAGGGAACCGTGTCACCAACAGCAGCGGTGGCACTAATGTCGGTCGACAGACAACCAGCATGGAACACATGCGAGGCAACGACGTGTTCTACAGGGACAACTTACTGAAGGGGCCACACCCTTCTGCTGGGCACACACACCATGCTCACAGTCATGCCCACAGCCACGCCCACAGTGGACACCATGACCATCACGCCCACAGCCACGCCCGACACACCAACTGCAGTGGCAGTGGGGGCGGTGCCGGTGCCGGGGGCACTGgcaaccaccaacatcatcatcatcaccaccaccatcaccacgggCATATCGGAGGGGTTAACCAGAATGCCCTTCATTCAGGAGGTGGTGTCGGTGGCACCGGTGGTAAGGGCCTCGGTGTCGGTTTGAACAACACCAACATGAACACAAACGTCAACCCGGGCCTCAACGTGAACCTGGGACCGAGTCCCAACACCGCTGCGAACATGCCACCAGCCACGAGCATCGCAGGCAATGTAAACATAGCCCCTccccaacaacagcaacaacaacaacagcagcagcagcaacaacagcagcagcagcaacaacagcagcagcaacaacaacagcagcagcagcagcaacaacaacagcaacaacagcagcaacaacaacaacagcaacagcagcagcaaccacaagCACCACACTCACAGCCGCCTTCGACAAGTTCTTCAGCCACTACAATGAATATGAGTATGCCATCAGGCATGATAGTGAACGCCAGCATGGTCGGTATGAACATGAATGCCATCCATACCATGCATACCATGCATGCGGccatgaacatgatgatgatcaaaCGACACCCAACGAGtagtgagaaagaggagaagCAACACAAGTGTGATGTTTGCCGCAAGACTTTCACTCGACGATCGGACCTGTTGAATCACCAGCATGCTGCTACGCTGAACGACGATGGCAAGCACTTCTATTGTTCGTTTTGCCGTAAAGCATTCCCCATCCGTGCTCGACTCAAGGaccatttacgcacacacaccgGCGAGAAGCCGTTCCGGTGTGTCTACTGCGAGAAAATGTTTGCGCACCAGACCAACCTGAAGTCACATCTCCGTTTACACACTGGCGAAAAACCTTTCAAGTGCATCGTATGTAGTAAGGCTTTCTCGCACCAAACCAACCTGAAGAGCCACGAGCGCACGCACACGGGCTGCAAGCCGTACCACTGTGGATACTGTGGTAAAGCGTTTTCTCATCAGACAAACCTGAAGGACCATCAGCGGATCCATACTGGTATCAAGCCCTATCGATGCAGCTATTGCGACAAGGCCTTCAGCCATCAGACGAATCTCAAAGACCACGAGAGGACCCACACCGGCGTGAAGCCCTTTCAGTGTACATACTGTGATAAAGCATTCAGTCACCAGACGAACCTAAAGGACCACCAGAGGACCCACACGGGCGAGAAGCCTTACAGTTGTTCCTACTGTCAGAATGCGTTCAGCCATCAGACTAACCTGCGAGATCACGAACGAACCCATACGGGCGTGCGACCGTACCAGTGTCGCTTCTGCACGAAAGCGTTCAGTCACCAAACGAACCTGCGAGATCATGAGAGGACTCATACGGGTGAAAAACCTTACCAGTGCGCGTACTGCGAGAATGCGTTCAGCCATCAGACCAACCTGAAGTGCCACGAGAGGCTACACACCGGTGAAGCTGCCAAGACGTTCACGTGCACGGTCTGTAACAAAGGTTTTGCTCACCAGACTAATCTGAAGGTCCATGAACGCACTCACAACAGGGGgccggcggcggtggcggcggtagcGGCGCAGGAGCAGAACAAGGCCCCTCCGCCGAAAGGATGA